In the Deferribacter desulfuricans SSM1 genome, ACAATAGTATCTGCACCTATGATAAATGCTTCATCATATATTCTTGCCACATCGTATGCTTTCATTGTGGCTAACCTTATAACTTCTTCAGTGTAGTCGTTATTTTCATTAAAATCTTCACTGATACTTGATGTAACATATTGAAAATTTATCCCTAGTCTAGAGAGTAAAGCTCTCCTTCTGGGTGAACCGCTTGCTAAAATAAGTTTTTGATACATTCTCTACCTCAAATCATTAATTGTTTTTATAACTTTGTATGTAATTAATCCTGTTAAAATACCTGTAAAAATTGATATTATTGAGAAATAAGGGAAAATTTTAAAAAATGCAAGATTTTTTATAAAAAGATGTTTAATAATAATAAATTGAGTGGATATATGTATAAAGGCTCCCAGTGCACCAGTGGAAATGGGGGATGATAAATGCTTTGTTAATTTAAAATAAACAAACATACCTAAAAACGCAAATAATGTGGCAGGTAGTCCAATGGTTATTTTAACAATTAAATTGCCTGTAATAATAGGTATCAGGATCGATTTTAAAAGGGCTATTAAAAGTGTATACTTAAAATTTAATAAATATAGTGATATCATAATACCAAGATTGCTTAATCCCAGCTTAACGCCTGGTATTGGAATGGGGAAAAAGTTTTCAAAAAAACCTAATACAATAGAAATGGCAGTTAATATAGCAATAAGAGGTAATTTTTTATTTTGATATTGCGTCATATTTTGGCTTTTCACATTCTATTATTATTGCAACTTTGTTTGGTATGCATACTGCTGCATCATTACACTCAGATATCCAGCCCGTTCGGACACATATTTGCAAAGGGCAATCAGATTCTAAAATTCTTGCTTTGTGATCTTTTATTTCGATAACCATATTTTTATTAAAGCTTTCTTTTAAACTAATTTTATCATCTTTAAAAGATATTTGAATTTTTCTATCCTCTACTAGTAGATATAGCTTTTTCTTCCCATTTTGTTTATTTATCAAAGGGTAAAAAGATATTAAAATTAAAATTGAAATTACTATTATGTCTAAAGGTTTAATTTTCATAAGATTCCCAGGAGCAGAGCTTGATAAGTTTGTTGTCTAATGTGTAAACTAAAACAGGTGTATTGAGTTTTTCACATAATTTTTTTATTTTTTCGATTGGTAAAAGAAAATATACTGTACTTAGTGCGTCAGCTATTTCTGTATTGTCAGCAATGACGGAAATACTTTTATAGTTGTTCGCTGTTTTACCAGTTGTCGCATCGAAGATATGAATTATCCGTTTCCCATCTTTTGTAATAAAAAATCTTTCGTAATTACCACTTGTGACCACCGCTTTATTTGCTATTGATACTATGCTTAAAAAACTATCTGGTTTATCAGGGTGTTTGATTGCAATCTTCCATTTTTTACCATTTTTATCACCCAATGCGAAAAGATCACCCCCTGCATCTACAATTGCGTTTTTTACTCCATTATTTTTTAGTAGTTCCACTGCTTTGTCTACAATATAACCTTTTGCATATGCTCCCATATCTATTAATATGTCGTTATCTTTAAAAATTGTCTCATTTTCCATATGAATATGTGATATGCCAATTTTTGTTAATGCGTCTCTTATTTTTTCATATGCAGGTTGTTTAAATGGGCCTTCTGGAAAACCGTAAAGTGAAGTAATTGTATAAATTGTTATATCAAACTTACCGTTTGAAATGTTTGAAAAATAAATTGAGTCTTTTAACAAAGATTTTATTTCACTATTAATTTTTATTTTTTGAAAAGGTTTTGCACTGTTTATGTTTTCGTAGAATGACTTAATTTCAGATTCTTTATTTTGGATTAATTTATAAGTTTTTTCGATTAAATTTTCATTTTTAGCAGGGACAGTTATATTAACTATAGTTCCCAATGCGTAAAAGCTTTTTGAGATATATTTATTGTCGTTACTGCAGGATATTAAAATGAAAGTTATAAAACAAAATATAATGGATTTTGGCAATTTGGACATTTTGGCTCTTTTATATTAGATTTAATGCTATAAAAAGTCCTTTCAACTAATAAATAGTTACAATGTGGGCAGTAACTGTTTGTTGTATTATCTATTATAGCGTTACCAACATATAAAAAATTTAAATATTTTTTAGCTATCTTGTAACAGTTTTTAAGTGTGTTTAAATCGGTTGGTAGCTCATTTAATTTGTAATTAGGGAAATATCTAGAAATGTGTAATGGTATATCAGGGCTTAAAGAAGATATCCATTTGCACATTTCTTCAAATATAACAAAATCATCGTTTTTATTAGGGATTACAAGATTTGTAATTTCAGTATGAACATTATTATTAAAATAAATTTCAATACTTCTTTTTACTGTATCAAGATTACCTTTGACCCATTTGTAGAATTCCTGAGTAAACCCTTTTAAATCAACGTTTACGGCATCTATGTATGGAAGTAAATGCGTTAAAGGTTCTTCATTTATATACCCATTTGTTACTAGAATATTTTTTAACCCTTTTGAATGAAAATATTTAGAGCAGTCTAATACAAATTCATACCATATTGTAGGTTCGTTATAGGTATAAGCAATCCCAATGGAACCCCTTTCTATTGCAATTTGATAAAGCTGTTCAATAGATATTTCCTCTCTGTAAGTTATCTGTGTAGATATTTGCCAGTTTTGACAGAATGGACACTGCAGATTACATCCATTAGTTCCAATAGATAAAATTGAGCTTCCTGGATAAAAGTGATAAAGAGGTTTTTTTTCTATTGGGTCTAGAGCTATTGATGTAACCTCATTGTATGATGTCAGATAAAGTTTTCCATCAATATTTTCTCTGATTTTACAAATACCTTTTCCACCTGGTTTTAATAAACAGTTATTTGGACAGATATTACATTTGACAGTTAAATCATCTTTTTTTTCATAAAAAAGGGCTTCTTTAATCATCTGTCCCTTTTTATGACATATTCACTAAGATATATTAATGCTTCTTTATAAGTTGAGTTTGGAAAGATTTGAAGTTTTTCTTTTGCTTTTTCGATATATGAATCCACAAACTGTTCAGCTTTCTCTTTTATATTATGTTTTTTCATCAAACCAATAATGTATATTAAATCATCTTCAGATGGATCTTCTTTCAAAATAATCTCTTTTAAATTTTTCTTCTCTTTATCATCAATAAGATCTCTTAATAGAAGCAATGGTAAAGTCATTTTCCCTTCTTTTAAATCAGTACCCGGTTTTTTACCTGTTTTGTTTTCATCACCTAAATAATCTAAGATATCATCACTCATCTGGAAAGCTAAACCGATAAGTCGTCCGTACTCCCTTAAATTTTCTCTTTTATCTTTGTCTGATTTTGACAATACAGCACCAATTTCGCAGCAACTTGAAAAAAGTATAGCAGTTTTACTGAATATAATTTTAAGGTAATCTTCCATAGTAAGATCAAAATTTGCTGTTTTTACAAGTTGAAAGACTTCCCCTTCACTCATAGTTTTTGCAGCGTTTGCCAATATCATCTGGACTTCTGGATCACCATCTTTGACAAGGTTTACAAAAGCTCTAGAATAAAGAAAGTCCCCACACAATACAGTGATATCGTTTCCAAAAACTCTATTAGCGGCTTTTTTGCCTCTCCTATACATAGCTCCATCTATAACATCATCATGAAGTAATGTGGCCGTATGTATATATTCTACAACACCACTTATTACAATAGAGCGGTTACCTTCATAACCTGATAGTTTTGAAGATAGTATTAAGAATACAGGTCTAAGCCTTTTCCCACCACTTTTAAAAACGTAAGATGCCACTTCGTTTACCATTTGAACTTCAGAATCTAAGTTTTTAAGAAGTTCATCTTCTACTGATTTTATGTCATCTTTCAAAAGTTCAAAAACTTCATTTATGCTGGTTATACCCAATTTGTAACACCTCATAATTTTATTGTATTGAAAATTATAGTCGTTTTATATATCTTAAAAAAACGATAGAGTAAATACAAAATTAAAGGGTGTTTTTATGAATTTTACACAAGTAGAAGAGAAATATCTTACTTTTTTAAAACTTTTTGATGGTTTAGATTTAGAAAACGGAGTGGGTTTAACAGTTTGTGATATATCATTTAATGATTATGTGACAGCTAAGTATTTGGTTGATAAAAAAGAATTTAAGAGAATTTATGTTATCAATAAAGATAAAGTTTTAAGTTATAAAAATACTATCCCTGTTAAATACGAGGTTAATCTTGCATATTCATTGTCAAAAGTAAAAGTTGATTATTTGACATCATTTTGCGGAACATTTAATTTTCAACCCCTATACGATGTAATATATGCAATAAATATGAGTTTAAATGTGGGTGGGAAATTCATTTTTGTTGTTTACCCCCAAGTTTATGGGAAGAGTGGTAAAAATGTGCTGGAAATTTTGAGTGCAGGTAGTGAGATACCTGTCTATGAAAAACTTAAGAGATGGTATGTTTCACTTAAGAATGGATTGAGTAATATTTTTATAAATGTTAAAGAAGAAGAATTGATTCAAGATGTTAGTACCGATGAGATTACAACCTTTTTTAGTTTAAAGAATTTTAAACCATTTTTGTTTAAAAATGATGGTGAGTTAAAAAAGTTTTTTAAGCTAATTGATAGAGTTGACAATGAATTTTATTTTGTATGGAAAATAATTTCTGGTATGAAAATTTAATTTTAAGGGGGTTGTATGAAGTTTATTAATACTACTAAAGCACCAAAAGCTATTGGCCCTTATTCGCAAGCAGTTTTAGTTGGTAATATGTTATTTATTTCTGGACAGATACCAATTGATCCTGAGACTAATGAATTGTTTGAAGGTAACATAGAAGATAAAACTGATTTGGTATTAAACAATTTAAAAAATATTATAGAAGAGGCAGGCTTTACCATTAGTGATGTGGCTAAGGTTACAATATACTTAAAAGATATGATTAATTTTACTAAAGTAAATGAAGTATACTCAGGGTTTTTCGGTGAGCATAGGCCAGCCAGAGCTGTTGTCGAGGTTTCAAATTTACCTAAAAATGTTGATATAGAAATTGATGCAATTTGTGTTAAAGAGGGTGATTAAATGAAACTTGGCTTTATTGGTTTTGGAAAATTAGGTTCTGCGATGGTAGAAAACTTGTTAAAACATGATATAAAGGTTGTTGGGTGGAACAGAACTAAAGAAAAAATGGATACTTTTGAACAGGTCATTAAGAAAGATCTACCTTTTAAGATTTGGGAAGAAGGGGTTGATGTTGTTGTATTAAATCTGTTTGATAGCAAATCAGTAAAAGAGGTTCTTTTTGGTGAAAATGGCCTAATCAATGACCAAGTAAAAAATAAAATTATAATTGATACAACAACTAATCATTATGAAGAGGTATTGGAAATATCTGACAGAGTGATTGAGAGTGGGAATGAATATATTGAAGCCCCTGTAATAGGGAGTGTAGTGCCAGCAAAAAATGGTTCCTTAGTTGTATTAGCAGGATGTAAAAAGGTTTTGTTTGATAAATATGAGCATATCCTTTCCCTTTTTGGCAATAAGATTTTTCATTTTGAAGAATATGGGGTAGCGACAAAGTTTAAATTGATTAACAATATGGTGCTTGGTAGTTTTATGGCTGTTCTAAAAGAAGCTATAAATATGGCTGAGGCAATAGGTTTGGATAGAAATACTGCTATTAATCTCCTTGAGAATGGGGCAGGGGATAGTCTTGTTTTAAGGGGTAAAAAGAGTAAAGTGCTGAATAGAGATTATACAGCTCATTTTGATGTGAAAACATTACTTAAAGATCTTGACTATTATTATGAAATGGCAAAGGAAAATAATTATCCTACAATAATTTCATCTATGATAAAGGAAATTTATAGAGCTTTAGAAAAAAATAATTTAGGTGATAAAGATTTTTCTTCGATTGTTGATGAACTATATTGACATTTATAAAAAAATTGTTAAATTCGTTAGTCTGATGCGGGCGTAGCTCACCTGGTAGAGCGCAAGCTTCCCAAGCTTGAGGTAGCGGGTTCGAGCCCCGTCGCCCGCTTAGTAGTTGATCAAGCAATCCAGATTGTTTCGTTGACGCTCGAAATGACGAAAAGCTTTCATTGCGAGGAGCGGAAGCGACGAAGCAATCTCAAAATTATTATTTTTCAATATTTGTAATGATTGTAAAAAAGTATACCGTTAACATCAATATCTATAAAATTATATATTTAGGTAGAAATCATAGAAATTTAGATCCTAGCTTTCTGGCACGCGAGTATCGCAAAGAATTTACAAAGTATTAAGATGTGTTATTTCTGACATTTGTCAAACAATTTCAAAAAAAGTGCACTTGAGGTAATATTTTTAACATTATATAAGAATATTTGCGTTGCAAGAAATGTTTTTAATCCATTCTACAATTTTTTCAATTTATTTTTTAAGCATAATTTGAATGTGAATTATTAATAACATCATGTAAATATTGAAAATTGTTTATTTTAGTATTCAATAATGTTGTGACATCATAAATAATAACTTGAATTTACTGAAAAAAAATCTATTTTATTAATATAATCTATCTTTAAGGCTCCATGCTTTAATATATATACACAAACAATTTGTTATCTCTAAGATGATCTAAAATTATCAATTATAGGTATTTTTAGATTATTTGATAAGCAACTATAAATGTATTTTTATGTGCAAAATAGAAACAAGTACCACAGTTTGTAACATCTATTAATGATTGTGGTAAATCTTTATAGAAAGTTCCATGTTCTTAACAAATATTAAAAGGAGGTAAAAGTGAAATGAGAATATTTAAAATTTCTTTAGTTTTACTAGTAATAATATTTTTTATCTCATGTAGTGGTGGGTCTGGAAGTTCAACTTCTAAATCAAATAAATCTATTTATGGCACTGCACAATTGGGAAATTTAGCAAATGCTAATGTAACAATTTATAGAATAGAAGATGATGGCACTTTTACCCTTTTATTTACTGAGAAAACCAGTGATGGTACTGCACTTGATGAAATAGGAAAGTTTAATCTACACGTAGAATCTCTTAATGATTCAGATTATTACCTATTTAAAGTTGTAGGTGGTAAAGATTGGGATGCAAATGATGATGGGTTATTAGATGATAACTATACTTTGAACAACGGTGTTATAAGACTTATTGCGAAAGGTAGTGATATTAAAGAATCCGCTGATAATCTTAGAGTCACTTATGTGTCTGAAATTGTATATGAAAAGGTTATTCGAGAAATAAAATACAATTTTGATAAAAATAAATTTCAAACATTGTTAAATATAGCAGTAGCTAAAGTGCTTCAAAGTGATATAACTGATGATGGAGTTTTAGATTGTCAGGATATGTTATATTATAATCCAGTATTACATAGGAATAAACTTATGGATAATTATATGATTAGAAGAGATGAGATAATAAATATTATCCACCAGGGGAAAATACCAGCTTTAATGCTATCTCCAGTGCTCGGTATATATAGTACAAACAGTTATATTAGAGGTATAAAAATATCGAGTGATGAGACTAAGGCATATGTTACTGACAGGAATTATGGTTTAAAGATATTGGATGTTAGTGATCCTAGTGATCCAAAGTTACTTAGCAGTTTCTCTACACCAGATTCGGCTCTGGATATTTCTCTATCAAGTGATGGGTCCAAAGCATATGTTGTTGATGAGGATAATGGTTTGGTGATATTAGATGTGAGTGATCCTTATAATCCAACTAAACTTAGTAGTTTTAATACAACGGGTCAGGCACAAGGTATAACATTGTCTAGTGATGGTACCAAGGCATATGTAGCTGATGGAACCAATGGTTTAGTAATAATAGATGTTAGTAATCCTAGTGATCCAAACTTACTTGGCAGTTTTGATACCGGAGGTGATACTAGAGCTGCAATTCCATCGAGTGATGGTTCCAAGATATATATAGCTGATGGAGGTAATGGTTTGACGATACTAGACTTGAGTGATTTAAATCATATAACGTTGCTTGGCAGATATAATACAGTTGGTTATGCTAACAGTGTAACTTTATCAGATGATGGAACTAAGGTATATGTAGCTGATGGAAATGGAGGTTTGGTGATAATAGATGTGAGAGATCATAATAATCCAAAAAAAATTGGTAGTTACAATACTGAAGGTTACGCTCGAGCAGTAAGTCTATCAAGAGATGAAACCAAAGCATATGTATCTGTTGGAGGTGTTGGATTGGAGATATTAGATGTGAATGATTTGAGTAATATAAAATTAATTGGCAGTTATTATACAAGTGATACATCATACGGATTAATTCTATCACACGATGAAAATAAAGCGTTTGTGGCTAATGGAAGTCGTGGAATGATGATACTAGATGTTAGTGATCCCAAAAACTTAGTTTTTCCTAGTAGTTATGATACAGATGAGTACGCTGAAGACGTAACTCTATCAAATGATGGGACCATAGCATATGTGGCAGATGGAGATGATGGTTTGTTAATAATAGATGTAAGCAATTTTAATAATTTGGTTTTGCTTGGTAGTTTTGATACAACTGGTTATGCTCAAGATGTAATTTTATCAAAAGATGGAAATAAAGCATATGTGGCAGATGGAGATAATGGTTTGTTGATAATAGATGTGAGTGCTCATAGTGCTCCAACCTTGCTTAACAGTTATGTAACAGCTGGCTATGCATATGGTATAATTTTATCGAATGATGGAACGAAAGCATATGTAGCCGATGGAGTTAATGGTTTATTAATATTTGATGTGGAAGATTCGAGTAATATAACGTTGCTTGGTAGTTATGATACAGCTGGTAATGCTTACAGTGTAATCTTATCAAGTGATGGGACAAGAGCATATGTAGCTGATGGAGATGGTGGTTTAGTCATATTAGATGTTAGTGATCCCAGCCGTCCAAATTTGCTTAATATTTATGATACAATAGGAAGTATAAGAAGTGTAACCCTATCAAACAATGAAAATAAAGCATATGTCTCTGTAAAGAATCATGGAGTAGAAATATTAAATGTGAGTAATCCCATGGATATAACACTGCTTAGTACATATTCTACTGAGGGTTATATTCATGATTTATCTCTATCAATTGATGATACTATAGCATATTTTGTGGATGGGGCTTCTGTTGTAATGTTAGATGTTAGTGATTCTAGTAATCCAACTTTACTTGGTAAATATAATACATCTGGTTATTCTTATTCTTTAATCTTATCAAATGATGGAACTAAGGCATATGTAGCTGATGGAGCTGATGGTTTAGTGATAATAGATTTAGAACTTTTTAAATAAAAAGAAGTTCCCCGGTGCCTTTTGGTATCGGGGATTATTATTTATTCAATTCTTTATTGTGAATTAGTTGTGAAATTTTAATAAGATAATTTTAATTGGTTATTTATATAAAAATCTTAATTGTTTAATAATTAAGCATTATAGGGATTTTGTTGCAGAGCTGTTTATTTTAAATATTTGTAATATCTTTTTAAAAAAACTAATGTGTTGAAACCAATTGTTAGTGAAATACTTATTAAATTTCTTTGAAAAATTATCATTTTTTGTTTCTTTTGTTTATTGATTTTAGTATTTCTTCAGCATGATCTGGGTAGAGCTCCCTGATACAGTCTGGGCAAATTCCATGTGTGAAATCCATTTCAAATTTATTTGATAAGTATTCTTCAATAGTATACCATTTATCGTCTTTCCCTCTTATTTTTTTACAGGATGAGCATATTGGTACTAATTTTTTCAAAGTTTTGATTTCTATGAGGGCATCTTCTAAATGTTTCTTTTGAGTTAGTAGTTCATTCAGGTGATTATTATAGTATTTTGATAAAAGGTTTAATTCCTTTATCGGTTTATCTGGTAAATTTTTATCTTCAACAAACTTGTTTATTTTCATAGCTTTTAGAATTTTAATAAAAGGTAATAAGAAATTAGTTTTATAATATTGGATATGTTTCAGATTGAAATAGTAAATGAAAGAAAATAATAGTAACATAATAATAAAAGAAAATAAAATGTATTTATAAATTAAAGATTTACTTTGTTTTACGACTAAAACTATAGAAGCATTGATAGGTTTTGACATATCTTTTAAATATTGGAAATCTATAATTTTAGAAAGATAAGTATATTGACTTAAAGAACTCAAGATGTGGTAATTATTTTTAAAAATATTATTTATAATATTTTTATTTTTAAATTTAATCATTGATCCTGTTATAGGAAAAAGTGGGGTTTGATCTGCAAAATATATTAAGCTAATGTCTTTATTGTGTGGTTTTATTGTTTTTATGAGAGATAGGAGGTGATTCATTAAAGAAGTATCTAAACCTAATTGGAGAAAAATATTTTTTTCTTTTATAAATGATAAGGTATAAATTTTGAATGTATTAGCAGCAGGTGTATAAACTGGGTATTCAATATTTACGATATTATCATTATTTTTATTAATTAAATAATTAGCTGTGATTTTTGCATCTTCAAATTGACTCAAATCTAAACCGATTTCTTTTTGTAAGGTAGTGTAACTTATTTTAAGATTTCTATTTATGATGGCAACGGATACTTCAGTTTTTAATTGGTTTTCAACTTCATGTTTAATTTGATGAATTAGTGAATTTAAATTGGCACTGTCAGAATCTTTTAAAAGTGAAACATATTTTAAATGCAAGTTTTTAAATTTTTCCTCATTATTTCTAATTTCTTGTATAGAATCTTCAAAATAATACTTAATGTTTTCAGATAGAATAGAAGATGTTTCAATAAAGGCTTTTTTGAAATGGTAAATTGTTAAAATAATAACTAAAAAAACAGAGATTAAAAAAGCAACAAGAAGAGTTATGAAATTGTATTTGTTTAACTTAGTTAATAGTTTAGTTAAACTAATCATATCTTTTTTTTAAAATAAATTAATTTTAATTTCAAGAGATATAATTTAATTTACATTTAAGTTTTGAGGATGTTACTTATTTATAACTGCTTAGATCCCAGATTGCTTCGCTAAAGCTCGAAAAGACATTTTAATAATTTAAATATTGGTTTATATTTTTGTATTAATTAAAAGATAAAATATTATGTTAAAGCTATAATTCAGTTATAAAACACAGGTTAATAAGCTTTGTTCAATATATAGAATAAATTTTAAAATAGTATTTTATCGTAACATACTGATGATAAAAGATAATATTTGAATTATTTTTTTGAATTATTTTTTTATGAAATTTGTTCATTATACTTGACAAAAATAAAAATATTTAAGATAATAAATTGCTTTTTATAAAACAGAATTTTACTTTTAGGAGGTAGTTATGAAACGACTGTTGTTGGCATTGTTTGTTGTATTAGCTATGGTTTCTTTTTCTTTTGCCGCAGGAACAATTAAGATTGGGGTTCAAGCTCCAATTACTGGGAAGTTTGCAAGTGAAGGGCAGGGGATTGATAATGCAGTAAGACTCTGGGTAGAGCAGGTAAATGCAAAAGGTGGTCTTTTAGGTAAAAAAATTGAAGTTATTACTTGCGATGACGAAGGTACAGCTGTTAAAGCAGCAATCTGTGCAAGAGAGCTTGTTAATAAAGGTGTTATAGCTGTAATAGGTTCTTACACATCTACTGCAACAGAAGCTGCTCAAGCAACATATTTTAGAGCTGGTGTTTTGCAAACTAGTGATGGAACCAGTGATACTCTTGTAAAACATGGATATTGGACATTTTTCAGAAATTCTTCACCAAACAGTGCAGAAGGTAAATTTACAGCAGAATTCTTTATGAAATTTAAAAAATATAAAAGAATAGCTACAATTTCAGATTATTCTACATTTTCTGTAGACCTTGAAAAAGCTGTTTATGAAAACACTAAAAAACTTGGTGGAAATATAGTTTACAGAGGAAAAATTAAATCAGGTGATCAGAACTTTACACCTATTTTAACAAAAATTAAATCATACAATCCTGATGTTATCTATTTCAGCGGTTATTATACTGATGGTGGTTTGATAAGAGCACAAATGAAACAGCTTGGTATTAAAGCAGATTTCGTAGGTGGGGACTCAAATGACAATAGAGAGTTTGTAAAACTTGCTGGATCTGCTGCAGCTGGTGCTTATATCATAAATGTTCCATTGCCAGAGTACTTGCCATACGATATTGCTAAAAAATTCTTAGCTGATTATAGAGCAAAATATCATGAAGATCCTCCAAGCATTTGGACACTTTTCAATGTTGATGGATTAAGAGCAATACTTCATGCTATTGAAGTTTTAAAAACTACTGATACTAAGAAAATTGCTGATTATCTCCATAATGAACTAAAAGATTTTCCTGGTATTACAGGTCCAATTACTTGGGATAAAAATGGTGAAAGAATAACAAGTGCTTATATGGCTTATGAAATTCAGCCAAATGGTGATTATAAAATAGTTTATCCTACAAAATAATAAAAGGGTTTAAAATGGAAATATTTTTCCAGCAATTGATCAATGGGCTAACAATCGGGAGCATTTATGCTCTCGTAGCCCTTGGCTATACAATGGTTTATGGGGTAATGAAACTTATTAACTTTGCTCACGGTGATCTTGTTGCTCTTTCTGCTTATATTGGACTTGTTATTATGATGCAACTAACAGGTGCTTCTATTCCTAATTACATAGTAATCCCAGCTGTTTTTATAATTACAGCGATTGTTATTGCTATTATAGGTGTGATATTAGAAAGAATTGCTTATAGACCCCTAAGGCATGCTCCAAGATTGAGTGCTGTAGTTTCTGCATTGGGTGCAGGGATGGTTATTCAAAATGGTATAATGCTTATATGGGGGCCAAGACCTAAGATATATCCATCAGATGTTGTGCCTGCTGTTTATTGGAATATTGGTGGTGTATCTATTGGTTTAATGCAATTAATTATCTTAGTTTTATCTTTGATATTGATGGTTGTTCTTTATATTTTCGTAAATAAAACAAAGATTGGTACTGCTATTAGGGCAAGCGCAATTGATCAGCTTGCTGCAAAATTGATGGGTATAGATGTAAATAAGATTATTGTAATGATATTTGTTATAGGTTCATCTCTTGGTTCAGTTGGGGGACTCTTTATAGGTATG is a window encoding:
- a CDS encoding branched-chain amino acid ABC transporter substrate-binding protein, which translates into the protein MKRLLLALFVVLAMVSFSFAAGTIKIGVQAPITGKFASEGQGIDNAVRLWVEQVNAKGGLLGKKIEVITCDDEGTAVKAAICARELVNKGVIAVIGSYTSTATEAAQATYFRAGVLQTSDGTSDTLVKHGYWTFFRNSSPNSAEGKFTAEFFMKFKKYKRIATISDYSTFSVDLEKAVYENTKKLGGNIVYRGKIKSGDQNFTPILTKIKSYNPDVIYFSGYYTDGGLIRAQMKQLGIKADFVGGDSNDNREFVKLAGSAAAGAYIINVPLPEYLPYDIAKKFLADYRAKYHEDPPSIWTLFNVDGLRAILHAIEVLKTTDTKKIADYLHNELKDFPGITGPITWDKNGERITSAYMAYEIQPNGDYKIVYPTK
- a CDS encoding branched-chain amino acid ABC transporter permease; translated protein: MEIFFQQLINGLTIGSIYALVALGYTMVYGVMKLINFAHGDLVALSAYIGLVIMMQLTGASIPNYIVIPAVFIITAIVIAIIGVILERIAYRPLRHAPRLSAVVSALGAGMVIQNGIMLIWGPRPKIYPSDVVPAVYWNIGGVSIGLMQLIILVLSLILMVVLYIFVNKTKIGTAIRASAIDQLAAKLMGIDVNKIIVMIFVIGSSLGSVGGLFIGMYYKGIYFNMGWIYGLNAFVAAIIGGIGNIPGAMLGGMLLGLFNAFIAGYVSTTWADAFTYILLIIILIFRPTGILGERVAEKV